The segment ACAGAATTTCTTCTAATGAAAGTGCTTTTTGATGCTAAGTCAAATGATGAATGTTTAAGTCACTTCAGAATATAGACTCTCCCAAGGACAGGGCTCTGCCACCTGATATGGTTTTTCTGATGGCATCTTTGACTTCTTTGTTCCTCAGGCAGTAGATGATTGGGTTGAGCATGGGAGTGAAGACTGCATAGATGGCTGAGATCAGCTTGTTAGAATTAAATGAAGCAATGGCCCGAGGTCGGACGTACATGAAGATCACAGCTGTGTAGAAGATGACCACCACTGTAAGATGAGAAGCACAGGTGGAAAAGGCCTTCCGCTGCCCAATGGCTGAGGGTATGTGCAGGATGGTAGAGACAATGAAGCCATAGGAAAGAACAGTGGCTGAGAGAGGGAATACAAGGATGACAATGGCGAGGGCAAAATCTACTGTCTCAGCCATAGATAAGTTCATACAAGCCAACTTAAGGATGGGTGACACATCACAGAAAAAATGGTTCAAGACATTATTGCCACAGAAGGCAACTCTAGAGATAAAGTACACCTTTGCCATGGAGATGGTGAAGCCACTCACCCAGGAACTGATGGTCAGTTGAATACAAAATCCTGTGGTCATCATGACTGGATAGCGAAGGGGCCAACATATGGCTACATAACGATCATAGGCCATGGCAGCTAAAAGTACACATTCAGTACAGGCAAGGGACATAAAGAAGTAGAGCTGCGTCATGCATCCCAAGAAAGAAATGGTATTGGGGCGAAATAGGAATCCAGCCAGCATTTTGGGGACAGTGACAGATATATACCAGGCCTCCAGAAAGGACATAGTACTCAGAAAATAGTACATAGGCTTGTGCAATGACCCAGTGACCCACACAGTAAGAATGATGATAAGATTTTCCAAAAGCACAAACAGGTAAGttatgaagaagatgaagaaaagcaGAATTTGCAGCCAGGGAGCAGTAGGAAAGCCCATGAGGATGAACTCACTGATGCTGGTGATATTTTCCATCCACAAAGTTGGATCACCAAATGACAAAAGATTTAATTCTAATATCAGAAAACTCAGGAGTAATATCCATAGGAGTATCAGGGGCCATAAGACTGGagataatttattattataaatttcTTACTCTAGATTCCTCATCTTCCATGGATATGATGTGGGAAACATGAGCAGCCACAAGTTGAGTCCAGAAAAATACAGACCTAAAACAAAGAACACAGCAAATAATGTTGAGACAgaatcataaggcaatatttaaGGTCTAGGTCTCTGGATCTGAGTCAGGAATGGATCTAGATTGTAGTTGAGCACTTCTATGTCAGTACACTCTTCTGTTTCAGAAGAAGCTATGAGGCAGGAAATCATGTGACTGGAAAAAGTTCCTAGGATGGTTCATCAGGCAGTGTCAAGAATGAGGCAGGTTCAAAGTCTGGATAAAATAAAAGTACAACTACTAACTTAAACCCCCACTGGTCAGGACAATTGCTGATTCCAGATTGTTGTACATCTTTTGAAGACTCTGTTAATGCTTCTCTTTCTATGTTTAGAGCAGTGGCTTTCATTTGCCTACTCTTAGaacccttttcttcctactgggttgccttgtcttaCTTTGACATAAGGGTTTGTCCTAGTCTTATTATAACTTGTTAGGCCATATTTGGTAGATATTGCTGGGAtgcctgctcttttctaaagagaaatagaagaagattgaatctgagggagaagggaggtgtGTGTGCTTAGGGGTTGTGAATTTGGagcaatggagggaggggaaactgctgtTGGGATATAGTATAGAGAAAAGAATGAATcttaaaaacataaatgaaaagaaagtggCTTGTATTAATGCAAATAATAATCATTATGTATACTTACATAGAGAATTTTATAATACATGAATGTGGGTATGATATGTATTAGATGCCCAAGAGTTTGGCTAGCAGCCTCTATATACTCTGTTcctatacacatgtacacacacacacacacacacacacacacacacacaaacacacacaccacattttataatttatatgatatatataaattCAAGTTTATACTAGAAACACAGTAAAATGTCAATAATCACAGTTTATAATAAACTAGAACAATAATAAAAGTGTAGTATTCAAAGACATATACAGCTGATATCTTTGTCTTTTAGATTCTTTCCCAAAATTTCTTACTATACCATAGGTCTTGGCatgtattgttttttctttttatctcagGAAAATTTACCTTTTCACTTCCAGCATCATTAGTTTTGTATCCTTGAGACACTGTGACATAAAACAATGGCCACTTGAACATAAGCAATGCCACAGGAGGAACAATTAAAAGACTAGAAGGGGATGATGCAGAATATGGTGTGTATGTTGAACACAAGAATGCTTCTTGTAAGAGCAAGATGACATGGGATTTCACTGTGCTGCTTGAAAAATTATACAATTTAAACCTGAAGATCATTCACTGCTGTAACTTTCCATTTAATGTTTTAGATTGAAGTTGGCCATAAGTAACTATAATCATGAGGATTAAAACcgtcaataaagaaagaatataaaatttcaaTATATTTACAAGCAAATGTGCACTTATACATACCACacattatttaatttcaaattcaTTTACCAACCTAATTTAAGCTTTCTGAAAACACAGGTTAAATATCAATATTAAAACAAATATCACTTGAATAATTCCAATTCTTGATTGTCAATATTACTAATTTAGATACATGTTGAATATAGGTTGCATTTGAAGAGCTTATTTGAGAAGAAATGATTCAAGAGGTGAATTCAGAAAGGCCTTAGCTCTTCTGGGGAAAATATGGTCTGAGGACACAATTACAATTTGAATAGAGATGAAGCTGGCTTCAAATTATAAGTAAAATTAGCTAAAGATAAAAATCTTTTAAGGAAGCAAAAATTTActcaaaagaaaaggcagaactCAGAAAATGGGTAAATTATTTctcattttcatcatttttaaataACCATAAATTAGTTGGTTATTATATATTAGGATAATGGATAAAATGAAATAGAACTTAAATTTGACTTCCTTCTCTACCAAAAGAACTattctttaattaattttaatgtcaTCTCTTAGGAAAAATTTTTAACCAAGTCGTGTAAGAGAGGGAAAAGCACATAGCTTAGGTCTGAGACATACAAAACAAGGTAGTAAAGGAATGTTTGCAGCTAGATACCCTTACCATACACATGATAGGAGTCTACAGGGAAAGCAGACTCAGTGGCTAGAATTCATCAAAGCAATGAGAAAAGCACTGATCAGTGGAACATATAGGTGGAAAGTGAACTCTATTTCATGACTTATTGCTTTATGACTTTATAAACCTCAATTGTCTTAGCAAATTCACTTACTAGTGGAAAGGGGATAGATAGCTTAATTTGTGGCAAGGAGAAACTTCTTGTTTAAAGGCCTGTCCTCCTCTGGATACTAAAAATATAAAGCAATCATTGGATACGGGtattacacacctttaatctcattgatcaggagacagaagcagacagatcgcTTTAAATTTGAAGCCATcagtctgcacagtgagttctaggcatGATGGTGCTAAATAGTAAGGCCTAGtctcataaaaaggaaaaaagaaagaaagaaagaaagaaagaaagaaagaaagaaagaaagaaagaaagaaagaaaggagagagagagaaaggaaggaaggaaggaaggaaggaaggaaggaagggagagagagagagagagagagagagagagagagagagagaagagaagaaaatataaagatgGTAAAAGGGCCAGATTCCTATTTGAGAACTTGAAAATAGATAAACAACAAAATATTATACCAAGTAGCTCACTGGAGGAGGGATCCAACATTTTATCTAATAAATAGGATTTTATTATTTGAACCTGGCTAATTCAGGCCAAATATGCAAAAATTTATACAAGTGAATAAATTTTACTATGATTATTTAGTGAGGTTTGATGACACACACCAATAGGGAAACTGATACAGAATTACTACAAGTTTGAATCCAGAGTGATCTAAACCTGGTGAGTTccaaacagccagggctatacagtaagATCCTTCTCTAAAGAAAACAAGCCGACAAAGAAAATAGATGACACAGCTTTATAACTAAACTACAGTACATTTCAGGAAATTAATCAGCTGCCCCATCTCTTTTGTACATTAAAttaatttgttttacaaatgtttACTGAGAACCTACTATGGGAAAGCAGTATCTTGGACATTTAAGTAGCTCAGTTAGCAATGTAGAGCACTCAGATAAAGTGCCCTTTGGAATTCCATCGTAAGGAAGAAAACAGGCAATTAACAGTGAATACACCATgtataaaaatgtagaaatggaAAAGTTTTTAGGATAAATCTAGCAAAAACTAGAAAAACAGGAATGTAGCCAGTGGCAATAAGTTGATATTTTAAACATAATGGTCAGGACAGAACTTATTATACCCGCATGAAGAACGGGAGAGTATTAGCTACCTGTCATCCAGATGGAAGAGATTTGTAGACAGAATATGTCAATTTAAAGGCCTTAGAGAGATCCACAGAATGAAAGATGCCAAGGAATCTAGTATGATGGGAGGGAACAGAGTGAACAGAGGAGGGAATGAAGTTATAGCAGTAAAGTGTGAGAGACCTGACCATGAGCACATCACTGTGTTCCTTCAAAGGGGTGGTACACATTTGCTGTTTACTGAACCACTTTCAGGACGTCTTGAGCAGTTGAGATAATTAATTCATGGACTTAGGCATGTGGGTTATTGAGCATTTGCCCAGCATGTGCAAGAGTTCAAAAAGACTGTCCCAGCACACTCGAAAGTTGATCAATTACACCTTCCTACAAGTAATCATCCTATTCTTTACTGGTCACATTTCTGTCTGTTTTTGGAAGCAGGATATCCATTAACCCCACTTGGTTACCTTTTCTTCTACTGCTCCCTTTCTATGACTACTACCTTTCCTGAAATATCCAAGTCTTTTCTATCTTAAATTGTTAATTCGTAACAAGTTTAGCTGTATGTACCTGTAACCATAGCACTCAGCAAATAAGTCTGAGACATTGTGAATCCAGTGCCAAcatggaaataaacaaaacaagatatttcCGATTGTTAAATCTACCTTTACTTTATCTTGTTTCATATTTAGCAAATGGCCTAGAGGAAGAAAGAGCCATTTGTAGTAAGAGTAGGTGATATTAGAATACCAAATATAGTGAGAGTTCAAGGTAACAGTTCTTGTCTGGGGAGAACAGAAAGCCTTCCCTTGGAAGACACAGTTCGAACTACACGAAGCATTGCAGTTTTGAAAGGTGGATTAATACTgaggaacaaaaaccaaaactttaACTGTATAGATTGAAAAAGAGGAAGTGAATGATAGAGTTTGATTGGAAAAAAtgggcagagaggagggagaatgaACAAAGGTGGAATG is part of the Rattus norvegicus strain BN/NHsdMcwi chromosome 1, GRCr8, whole genome shotgun sequence genome and harbors:
- the Or6b9 gene encoding olfactory receptor Olr223; translated protein: MENITSISEFILMGFPTAPWLQILLFFIFFITYLFVLLENLIIILTVWVTGSLHKPMYYFLSTMSFLEAWYISVTVPKMLAGFLFRPNTISFLGCMTQLYFFMSLACTECVLLAAMAYDRYVAICWPLRYPVMMTTGFCIQLTISSWVSGFTISMAKVYFISRVAFCGNNVLNHFFCDVSPILKLACMNLSMAETVDFALAIVILVFPLSATVLSYGFIVSTILHIPSAIGQRKAFSTCASHLTVVVIFYTAVIFMYVRPRAIASFNSNKLISAIYAVFTPMLNPIIYCLRNKEVKDAIRKTISGGRALSLGESIF